Sequence from the Aquimarina sp. Aq107 genome:
TAACACATTTTCTTTTTCAAACACTTCAAACCAATCTTCTCTTTTACCCTTCATTTCGGAAGTATACAAAGTCGAAGATGACCAAATATAAATTTCTTTATCTAGTACCCTGAAATGTTTTTGCTTACCATCCCAAACTAATTCAAAAAACTCTAATTCTGATTGCCAATTTGCAGCGACTATAGTAAACGGTTCAATGCCCTTATAATCATAATTCATAATTGCATCCTGTAAATTATCAGCACCTAACAAATCTTTAACCACCACTCCTCTACTTTGTCTATAAGAAGCTAATCTTTCATGAATTTTAAAACCTCCATTAAGAAGACAAATCATTGTATTTTTATCACTAATTCCAATCCAAGTCCCTCCAGCTACTGCATCTTTCGGAAATAACATTCTAGTTTTATCAACTTGATAAAACTCAGGAACTAAAGTTTTTCTGTTTAATGCTTCATCGCGATTAGAGGTTAATATAAAACCGTTTTCTTGGGTGGGAATCAACGTTACTGTACACATAGATTTTTGGGTCGCATAAATTTTGCACAACTTACAAAAAAAAATACACACTATACATGTTTATAAAAGGTTAAAATAAACATTACCCTACATAATTTCCTATCTTTGCCGCTTGAAGTATTCTAACACATCTTACAAATTAAACTAAAATACACGCAACTATGGGAAAAGGTTTTTTTCAAGTTCCAACAGCAATAAATGAGCCTGTAAAATCATATGCACCAGGGACTCCCGAGAGAGAAGAAGTTTTGGCAACATATAAATCAATGTATAATTCATCTGTAGATGTTCCTTTATACATAAATGGTGAAGAGATCAGAACTGGTGACACGGGAACCATGTCCCCACCACACGACCATAAACATTTATTGGGAACATATCACAAAGCCGAAAAACAACACGTTCAAAAAGCAATAGATACTGCAATAGAAGCTCGTAAAAAATGGGCTGATTTAGCTTGGGAACAACGTGCAGCTATATTTTTAAGAGCTGCAGAATTAATAGCTGGTCCTTATAGAGCAAAAATTAACGCAGCAACTATGTTAGCGCAGTCTAAAAATATTTTCCAAGCTGAAATTGATGCTGCTTGTGAATTTATAGACTTCTTACGATTTAACGTAGAGTTTATGACTCAGATTTATGAAGATCAACCTGATTCTACTTCTGGAGCTTGGAATAGATTAGAATATAGACCTCTAGAAGGTTTTATATATGCGATCACTCCATTTAACTTTACTGCAATTTCTGGAAACTTACCAGCAAGTGCGGCGTTAATGGGGAACACTGTTGTTTGGAAACCAAGTGATAGTCAGATTTATTCTGCAAAAGTAATTGTAGATATTTTTAAAGAAGCAGGAGTTCCTGATGGAGTAATAAATGTTGTTTATGGAGATCCAGTAATGATTACAGACACAGTACTAGCTAGTCCTGATTTTGCTGGAATACATTTTACAGGAAGTACCCATGTGTTTAAAGATATATGGGCTAAAATCGGAACTAACATTCATAACTACAAGACCTATCCTAGAATAGTAGGAGAGACAGGTGGAAAAGATTTTATTGTTGCGCATCCTAGCGCAAATGCTAAGCAAGTAGCTACAGGGATTTCTCGTGGAGCTTTTGAATTCCAAGGGCAAAAATGTAGTGCTGCATCTAGAGCTTATATTCCTAAAAGCCTGTGGGCTGATGTAGAAAAGTTCTTAAAAGCAGATATCAAATCCTTTAAAATGGGATCTCCAGAGGATATGAGTAATTTTATCACCGCAGTAATCCACGAAGGTTCTTTTGACAAACTTGCTAAATTTATTGATAAAGCTAAAGAAGATGATGGAGCTACAATTATTGCAGGTGGAGGATATGATAAATCTAAAGGATATTTTATAGAGCCAACTGTTATTCTTGCAGAAGATCCTAAGTATACAACTATGTGTACTGAGCTTTTCGGACCAGTAATCACTATCTATGTTTATGATGATAACAAATGGGAAGAAACATTAACCTTAGTTGACCAAACTAGTGAATATGCATTAACAGGAGCTATCTTCTCAACTGATAGATATGCTGCCGCAGAAGCTACTAAAAAATTAGAAAATGCCGCTGGTAATTTCTACATCAATGATAAACCAACAGGTGCGGTCGTAGGACAACAACCATTTGGTGGAGCTAGAGCATCTGGAACTAATGACAAAGCAGGATCTTACCTAAACCTATTACGTTGGGTATCGCCTCGTACAATCAAAGAAACTTTTGTAACTCCAGCAGATTACAGATATCCATTCTTAGGAGAATAGTCTCTGGTGAAGTACATAACACATAAACCGTATATCATTTTTTGGAGTTTGATTCCAATTTTATTGATATACGGTTTTGCTTTTAGTAAAGAAACTCTAAAAATCAATATGTACGACACGTATTTCGTAATTTATTGGTCTCATTTTTTTACGTTTTTATCTATTTTATTCTTGGGTATTGGGCTACTTTATTTTACCATTCATAAATTAAATAAAAAAAGAAGATCATTACTATCTAATATCCATCTGATCTCTACAATTACCGCTACATTGGTATTTATTTTTACCCCCTTACTTTCTATTTCTAAATCAACTGAGAAAATAGAAGAAGTTGCATTAATTATCCGTCTTATTTCTCTTGTTACCATAATAGTAGCACAACCGATACTTTTCTTATATTTAATTATTAGTGTTTTTCAAAAAAAATAAAAAATGATAATACGTCCAGCACATATTGAAGATCTCCCTACCTTACTTGATTTTGAACAGGGAATTATTGAAACAGAACGTCCAATGGATGTTACGCTTAAAACAGAAGAGAAAATCAACTATTACGATCTTAGCGAATATATAAAATCAAATCATACAGAAGTTGTTGTTGCCGAAGTTGATGGACACATAGTTGGCAGTGGTTATGGGCAAATAAGAAATCGAAAAGAGTTTTTTAAACAGGATACTATGGGGTACATAGGCTTTATGTTTGTGAAAAATGAATTTCGTGGACAAGGAATTAGTCAAAAAATAATTCAACATCTATCAGATTGGCTCACGAAACAAGATATTACAGAAATACAGCTCGATGTCTATGATCAAAATCCAAATGCAATTAAAGCCTATGAGAAAGCAGGTTTTGAAAAGTATCTAGTACGCATGCGTATGAACTTAAAAAAATAAGTAGTTCTACTAAACACCGTGTTTACATATTTTTGTTTCCGAATTAATTTGCGTTACTTGTCTGTGATAGTTTAACACACAGCTTTATGAATCAAAAAAAAATTCCGTGGTATTTTCTTTTATTACTCATTTTAGCTGGTGAATCAGTTTTTATACTTCCTTTTGTTCTAGCTCGCGTATTTAGGCCAACTGTATTAGAAACATTTAGTTTAGACAATATCCAATTAGGATTTTGTTTTTCTACTTATGGCTTTGTTGCTTTTCTATCTTATTTATTTGGAGGTCCAATAGCCGACAAATTTCCACCGAGAAAACTGATAGCAGTCGCTCTTTGGATGACTGCTCTTGGAGGACTCCTTTATTCCACCTTCCCTAGTTACAACACATTAAAAATACTATATGGCTACTGGGGCTTTACTACTATTTTTTTATTCTGGGCTCCTATGATAAAAGCCACAAGAATATGGGGAGGATCTACATCTCAGGGTAAAGCATTTGGATTTCTAGATGGGGGAAGAGGATTGGTTGGCGCTCTATTTGGAGCTATGGGTGTATTTATTTTCTCTCTTTTTATTACTTCGAGTGCTTCTGAAATTACAATTTCCGAAAGCAGAACAGCTTTTAAACTAGTAATTCTTATATCATGTGCCATAGTTACTATTATAGGTATTCTAGTATGGTTCTTTATGAAACTAGACAAAAAAACAGAAAAAGAAACTATTATAGAAAAAATAACTATTTCTCAAATTACAAAGGTCCTGCGTTTGCCTTCTGTATGGTTATTAATGGTTATAATCCTATGCGCTTATGTCGCTTATAAAATCACAGATGTATTTTCTTTATTTGCTAAAGATGTTATGCTATATGATCAAGTAGCTTCTGCGCAGGTAGGAACTTTTCTTTTATTTATTCGTCCCGTTATTGGAGTTATCATTGGAGTACTAGCGGATCGTTCTAAAATCACTTTCTGGTTGGTCATTAGTTTTATTATTTCATTTTTTGGAGCATTGTTATTTGCTCTTGGGGTAATTTCGGATTCGGCAACTGTATTATTTTTCTTATCTATATTAATAGTCGCAACTGGAGTATACGCAGCACGTTCACTTTATTTCGCTGTTATGCAGAGAGGTCAAATCCCATTAATTCTTACAGGTACAGCAGTTGGCCTTATCTCTTTAGTAGGATACACCCCAGACATATTCGCGGGACCAGCAATTGGATATCTTTTAGAAAATTCTCCTGGAGCCACAGGTCACCAACATGTATTTTGGATGCTTGCTTTATTCTCTTTCATAGGTTCTATTGCCTCTCTATATTACTATAGATTATACAAAAGAAAAACAACTTAAAACAGCAATCTTAAAGTATTTTTTTTTAGCAGATAGTATATTAGTTATACCTTATATTTTATTGGGAGGTGTACTACTTTTTTTGTTTCAAAAAAGTCTTCTTTGAAATAGTCTTGTAAATTATATTGTGTTGCCTTGGGGAATAAGGTTAGCTCTTCTGTTAAGTCCCCTCCTTTTAAATACAAAATACCATTAGATAATTCATGTAAAGATTTTTTAGCCACATTCTTTCTAACCCATTTTACAAAATCGGGCATATTAGTAACTGCTCTACTTACAACAAAATCAAAACGCTCTTCAAATGTTCCTGCCCTGCGTTGTTCCGCTTTTACATTTTCTAGACCTAAAGCGCTAGAAACTTCATTTACAACCCGTATTTTTTTAGCAATTACATCTACCAAATAAAACTGGGTTTCTGGAAACAATATAGCTAACGGTATTCCTGGAAATCCACCACCTGTTCCAACATCTAAAACACTTGTACCTTCCTTAAATCCCTGAATTTTAGCAATTCCTAAAGAATGCAACACATGTCTTTCGTATAATAGATCAATATCTTTTCTAGAAATCACATTAATTTTAGCATTCCAATCTTTATATAATTCACCCAGTTGCGTAAACTTTTGTATTTGATCATCTGTTAAATCAGGGAAATATGTAAGTAGAATATCCATACAGTAAATTTTAAACAGCAAAAATACATGTTAACTTAATATATTTTACTACTTTTTAAGAAGTTAAAAAAATTTAAATACCTAACTTTACCGAATAAATTATGACGAAAAACGTTAAGTCATAAACACAAAGCCCATGACTACACCTACCGTAAAATTTAGTAGAGTAGATTCCGCAAAATTTTTCAGAACACTGAACAAACGTGTGAATCAATATTTCAAAGAAAATAACATTAAACGTACAGGAAACTGGAAACTTCATTTGAAGACAATTATTATGTTTTCAATATTTCTTACGCCATATTTCTTAATACTGACTCTAAATATATCTCAATGGTGGATGTTATTACTTACCGTAGTAATGGGTATTGGTATGGCTGGAGTAGGAATGAATGTAATGCATGATGGAAATCATGGATCATACTCTTCTAAAAAATGGATTAACAAATTAATGGGTAGCAGTATGTATGTACTAGCTGGAAATGTATACAACTGGCAAGTACAACATAATGTATTACATCATACGTACACTAATATCCACGGGCACGATGAAGATATGGATGCAGGAAGAGTTATACGTTTCACCAAACATGCCAAGTGGATGAAGTTTCATAAATTTCAGCACTACTACTCGGTATTTTTATATGGCTTATTAACTTTTAATTGGGCGCTGACTACAGATTTTAAACAAACCAAAAGATATTTAGCTCGAAAATTAGCATATGGTAAGCTACCAAGTCCCTTGAAACAATGGAGCACTATTGTAGTTACAAAAATTATTTATGTATTGATCTGGATCGTTATCCCTATGATAATTATGTCTGTTTCTTGGTGGAAAATTTTAATAGGCTTTTTCGTAATGCATTATGTAGCAGGACTTATTTTAAGTATTGTTTTTCAATTAGCGCATATGGTAGAAGAAGCACAAATGCCGCTTCCGGACACCACGGGAACTATGAAAAACACTTGGGCAATACATCAGTTATTTACTACAGTAAATTTTTCGACAAAAAATAGATTGATCAACTGGTTTACCGGAGGATTAAATCATCAAGTGGAACACCATATTTTTCCACATATTAGCCATATTCATTATACCAAAATTTCTAAAATTGTAAAGCAAACTGCGCAAGAATTTAATTTACCATATAATGAATATAAAACCACTCGCAAAGCGATTGTTGCTCATTTCAAACATTTAAAAGAAATGGGAATCAAACCCGCTATGCAGTCATAACTTTTATTTACCAATTACCAAAATGAGCACACAAGTATCAGAAATGAGCATTCAATTATCAGACAAAATCAACAAGCTTAAAGCCTCTGCAACTTTAGCAATGGCTGCAAAAGCAAGAGAATTAAGAGCAGAAGGAAAAGATATTATCGGGTTAAGCCTAGGAGAACCAGATTTTAACACTCCAGATTTTATTAAAGATGCCGCAATTCAGGCCGTTAATGACAATTATAATTCTTATACTCCAGTAGATGGATATGTAGAATTAAAGGACGCGATTATAACAAAGTTTAAAAGGGACAATAATCTAAACTATGATCACTCTCAGATTGTTGTATCGACCGGCGCAAAGCAATCTCTTTATAATGTAGCTCAAGTATATTTAAATTCTGGAGATGAAGTTATACTTCCTTGCCCTTATTGGGTAAGTTATAGTGATATTGTAAAACTAGCGGAAGGTGTTCCTGTAGAAGTAAAAACTTCCATAGAGAATGATTTTAAGATGACTGCTGATCAATTAGAACAAGCCATAACTCCTAAGACTAAAATGATTTGGTATAGCTCACCTTGTAACCCAAGTGGTTCTATATATAGCAAAGATGAATTAAGAGCACTAGCAGATGTTCTTCAAAAATATCCAGATATTATTGTTGTTAGTGATGAAATCTATGAACACATTAATTATGTCGGTGATCATGCTTCAATGGCCCAATTTGACGATATGTACGAGAGAACAGTAACTGTTAATGGAGTTGCTAAAGCTTTTGCTATGACCGGATGGAGAATTGGATATATAGGAGCTCCAAAAGCTATTGCTAGAGCTTGTAATAAAATGCAAGGACAAGTAACTAGTGGCGCTAATTGTATTGCACAAAGAGCAGTAATTACTGCCTTAGAAGCTCCGGTTAGTAAAATCCAATACATGGTTGACGAATTTAAAAACCGTAGGAAATTAATTTTAGATTTATTAGCTGAAATCCCAGGGTTTGAGTGTAATGAACCAGAAGGAGCATTCTATGTATTCCCTGATGTTTCATACTACTTTGGTAAAACTATTAACGGAAACACAATAAAAAACGCATCTGATTTCTCTATGTTTTTATTAGAACAAGCGAATGTTGCTACGGTAACTGGAGACGCTTTTGGAAACGGAAATTGCATTAGAATTTCTTATGCTGCGAGTACAGAACAAATCAAAGAAGCAATCAATAGAATTAAAAAAGCACTAAGCTAAATTAGCAATACCGTATAACTTTTATTAAAAAGCCGATGATTCAATAAAAATCATCGGCTTTTTATTTTCCTAAAAATAAATTATTGTTTTTTGAGTTATTAGATTGCTATATTAAATGTTTTGGGGAAAACACTTAAAGAAGAGATAATTGTAGTTTGAACATAAATAACAATCTTAAAACCTACTTTTGTATTTATGGACATTCTTGAAAAAGAACGTATTGTTCAAAAAAATGTGCTTGAAATTTTCAAAGAAAATTTTAATAGCCCTTATTCCGAAGACGAAATTCTAAACTATACTCCTACTGATGTAGAAGAGACTGTTTCATATTATGAATCAATTCTTGACATCTTTTTTATAGAACCAGAATACCTGCAAAGTGTAAAAGGTTGTGTGAAGGATACTATTAAAAAAGTCGCAGAGCTTTGGCATATCAACCCATATGCTTTTGGCCCTTGGGAAGAATCTTACTAATTACTTAACTCTGGTAAATTATTATCTGTTTCTCCAAAAGAAAGGAGTAAGCAAAATAAGAACTGTGAACAGCTCTAATCTTCCTATAAGCATTAGAAAAGAACACCACCATTTACCGAAGGCTGGTAGTACATCAAAATTATTTACAGGACTTAGTTTCCCTAAGGCAGGCCCTACATTTCCTAAAGAAGATGCCGCTCCACCTATGGCAGTTTCAAAATCCAACCCTAACATTCCTAACACTAAAGACCCTATTATAAAGGATAACATGTATAATATAAAAAACGCCAATATATTAAATACGATTTCTTTAGAAACCGCTCTTTTATTATAACGCACAGGCAACACAGCTCTAGGATGTAATGTTCTTTTAAATTCTAAAATACCATTACGAATTGTAATAAGATGCCTTACTATTTTCATTCCACCCGCTGTGGATCCCGCAGAACCTCCTAAAAACATTAATCCAAAGAATACGATCTTCAGAAAAGGAGTCCAAACTGTAAAATCGGCAGAAACAAAACCCGTAGTAGTAATAACAGCCAACACTTGGAACAAAGAATGTCTAAAAGCACTTTCTGCTTCTCCAAAAACCATAGGATGATCTATAACAGAATTTGCTGGATCCGCTTTTAAATAAATAATCAACGCAGCAACAGCAGTAAAAGCCACTATAGAAATACCATACCATTTAAACTCCTCATCTTTAAGAAATTTTCCAAATTTCCCTTTAAAACCAAAGTAACTCAGAATAAAATTCATTCCAGCAAGGAACATAAATAAAATAATAATATACTGTATTAAGGGTTGATCATTCCAATAAGCGACACTTGCATTTTTTGTAGAAAATCCTCCCGTAGACAATGTACTCAGCGCGTGATTTATCGCATCAAAAAAATCCATTCCAGCGAGCTTTAATAAGATTGTCTCTGCCGCTGTATATCCAAAATATATTAACCACAACCTTTTTGCGGTATCAGTGATCCTTGGATGTAACTTATCAGCACTTGGACCAGGAGCTTCTGCTGCAAATAACTGCATCCCTCCTATTCCTAACAACGGAAGAATAGCTACCGCAAGAACAATAATCCCCATTCCACCGATCCAATGTGTAAGACTACGCCAAAAAAGAACACCTTTAGGAACAATTTCTATTTCATTAAGGATAGAAGCTCCAGTTGTTGTATAACCAGACATTGTCTCAAAGAAAGCATTGGTAAATGATGGAATTGCTTCAGAAAATATATAAGGTAGCGTTCCACTTAAAGACATAAATATCCAACCAAACGTAACAACTATATATCCTTCTCTCTTATTTATTGATTTCTGATGTTCCTTAGTAAGAAACATTAAAATTATACCCACAAACATGGTCGATAACGCTGCTAACATTATCTGCATTGTAACACCATCCTTATAAATAAAGCTTATAATGGTTGCTATTAACATAAACCCTCCATTACAGAGCAAAAGAAGCCCCATAATATGAGTAATAATTTTAAAGTTTAGTTTGGACATGTTACAAGAAAAGGTTTTCTATCTTCTTAATGGATTTAGGTAGACAACATACCACTACTCGATCTCCAGCTTTAATATAAAAACCTCCTAAAGGAATCATCCCAACTCCATCTCTTATAACTCCAGCTATAATAGCCGAACGAGGAAAATCTAGATCTCTAATTAAGTTATCACTTACTTCAGATGTTGGCTTTACAATAAACTCCAACAACTCAGCATTCATATTATTAAGCTTTGTCATAGCAACTACTTCTCCTTTTCGGATAAATCTAAAAATATTATTAGCTGCTAATAGTTTTTTATTTATTAATGTATCAATACCTATAGAATGAGAAAGCTGAAAATAATCCATATTCTCCACCAAGGCAATTGTTTTACGCACTCCTTTAGATTTAGCTACTAAACAAGACATGATATTGGTTTCAGAATTACCTGTTACGGCAATGAAGGCATCCATATCATCTATATTCTCTTCTTCAAGCAATTCTACATTTCGCCCATCTCCATTAATAATCAATGCATTTGGCAAATCATCTGCTAAATCAAATGCTTTATCTTTATCACTTTCGATCAGCTTTACTCTAAATTTATGATCACATAGATCACAGGTAGTTTTATGACCAATTTTACTACCTCCCAAGATCATCACTTTTTTAATTTGTTCTTTTACCTTACCCGTTAACTTGTAAAGCTCATCTACTCCTCCTTTAGAAGTAACAAAATAAACCTGATCCCCTTCCTTAAATTTTGTATCTCCTCTAGGAATTATCGTGTATTGCGTTCCAGACCTTTGAATGGCTATCGGCATAAAATGTAGTTCCGGAAAAATCTCGGCAGCCTCTCTAACAGTTTTATCCACAAACAATGCGCTACTAGAAAGAGTTGTTCCTACCATGGTTAGTGCACCATCCTCAAACTCATAACTATCACTAAAAGCCGATTGATTTAATAATAATTCTATCTCACTTGCCGCTAGCGCTTCTGGAGAAATCAATTCATCAATTCCAAACTTGATAAAACCAACTTCTTCTTTATTCTCTATAAATTCTGTATTGGAAATTCTGGCAATTGTTCGCTTAGCACCTAATTGTTTTGCTAAAACACATACGGTAATATTAGTAGTCTCACTCGAAGTAACACTAATCACCATATCAACATTCTGTACTCTGGCATCTTTTAAAATACTTATTGAGGTAGCATCTCCCTTAATCACTCTAATATCCAGATGGCTATCAGCATAATTTAAGCATTCCTTATCAGGATCAATCAGGGTAATGTCCTGAGATTCAAATGAAAGTAATTTTGCCAAATGAAATCCTACTTCACCAGCACCGGCAATAATAATTTTCATCTGTGTTTTCTGTTATTTATCATCAAAAGATAAAATTAAACTTCAGCAAAATCCCCTTAAAAACAAAGTGAAAATTTCTTGCTGAAAAATAAAAGCCTACAAAGATAGTGGAATTTCATTAATTCATAAAACAATTAATAACTAGCCACTTATTTATATCTACTATTCTTTTTCAATTAACAAGAACATAGGGCTTACCAAAAATTCCGCAGTACTAGTATTCATAGACAACTAATCATTAAACTACAGAATCACAAATAATACTTAAACGCAACTGTAACAAAAAATATACTTTAACCGTCTTAAAAGAACATCATCAATCAAAAAGCAATCATGAAACATTCTGCACTAAGTATTTCAATATTTACAATTTCTTTAATTCTATTCACTGTTAGTTGTAATACAAGGAATAACAACAGCTCTTCAACAGAAAACAAAAGTGATCTTATAATAGAAAAGAAAATAGATTCATTATTAAAATCATTAAATCAAAACGGAAAATTTAATGGAAATATTTTAATCGCTAAAAACGACCAAATCATATACAAAAACGAAATTGGCTTTTCTGATGGTTACAAAAAAAACTCCCTTAAAGAGACTGACAGATTTAATATCGGTTCTATTTATAAGGAAATTCCCGCAATTACTATCATGCAATTAGAAGAAAAAGGTCTTTTACAATTACACGACCCCATTAAAAAACACCTTAATTATCTGCCGGATTGGTCTAACAATATTAAGATTATTAATCTTTTACAATACACAAGCGGATTACCGAAAATTGATTGGAGAAAACATGAAATAATAAATGATCAAAACCTCATAAATGATCTATCAAAAATATCTAAATTAGAATTTACACCTGGAGAAGACTACTTGTATACAAACTTCAGCCCATTCTTACTTTCAAAAATAGTAGAAAGTATTACAGATACTACCTTCTCTTCTTATGTAAACCAAAATATCATAACACCTTTACATCTAGAACAAAGTACATTTAACATCTCATTTCCATATAAGAATAGGGATTCAATGGCCCTTCCATTTAACAACAAATTTGAAGAAGACAAACTTCCATTCGTTATAACATCTCCTATATTTCTATTTTCTACTACAACTAATGACCTTTTTCAACTTATAAAAAACTTGCATTCTGGTAAAATCATCAGTAAAAACTCATTGCTCAAGATCAGCAAAACCACAAATTTAGATAAGAACAACATGCAATCTGCGTTGGGAAATGTCGTCTATGAAAAAGAAAAAATAATAGAACACACACATCATGGAACAAGCGGTAACTATGAATCTATTATAAGTAAAAATGAATTAAACAGTACTACCATCATTATTTTAACAAACAACAAAAGTGGAAATATTCACACTTTAAGAAATACTATTATTGAATTAATAAAAACCAATAGCGAAGTAAAATAACAATTTCCTAATCTGCTTTTTTTAAAAAGAACTTATTTATTTCTAAACACAATTCATAAGCTAAAAATAACAACTCAGTAATTATTCTTTTCAAGATTTCTGCAATAGCAACATCTTAGCAGTATAAATACTAACTTTTTACTTATGAAAACGAAACTTATATTACTAGCATTATTTATTACTAAACTTATTTTCGTCCAAGCACAAATGGACGACAAATTCTATTTCCCAAAAAAAGATTTAAATCAGATAGCTTGGGAAAATTATGAAGAATTAATGCTTAACACAGAAACTGATACAATTTCTGTATTAATTCTAAAACCAAAAGAAACACCAAAAGCAACTATATTTTATTTTCACGGAGCTGGAGGAAATATAACATACTACCTTCCCTTAACACAAATATTAGCAGAAAATAACTTTCAGGTAGTTATGGTTGATTTTCGAGGGTACGGAAAATCAACAGGAACTCCTACACACAATAACATAGCTAAAGACGGTGAATTATTCTTTGAAACTCTTCTTAAGAAAAAAGGAATAAAAGAAACTCCAAAAATAATATATGGAGTCTCTATTGGAACTCAAATTGCTACTTTACTAGCCAAAAATCATCAAGATAAAATTGAAGGATTAGTATTAGAAGGAACTATGGCATCCTTTACAGATATCGCCATGTATCACGTACCTGAGTACAAAGATTTTTTAGAAAAAAACTATATCTCTCCCTACTCAGCAAAAGAAGACATAAAAACCATTAACAAAATTTCTAAACTCTTCTTGCATAGTAAAGAAGATAAAGATGTACCATTTACACAAGGCGAAATCGTATACAACAATGCATCAGAACCAAAAGAGTTTCTAGAATTTAAAGGAGAACACCTACATGCACTTAAATACAGAAGGGAACAGATACTACAAAAAATCAATGAAATGATAGAATAAATTTTATAATTACAAAATCGATAAATAGAAGTAAAACAATAAGCTAATAACAACTTAATGACATTCTTTTCCTACGATCCATATCAAAAATGTATATTTGCCTAAATTTTTTTGAATGTCAGAAAAAATAACGCCATACAAAGATAAAAACACGACCAAAAAACAACAGGTTACAGAAATGTTTGATACTATTTCTGGTAATTATGATGGTCTTAATAGAGTGATTTCTTTTGGAATTGATGTAAAGTGGCGTAAAAAGGTTGTAAAAATAGTTGCAGACACAAAACCGAATAGCATTCTAGATGTTGCAACCGGAACCGGAGATTTAGCTATAAACTTAGCTAAAACAGGTGCTTCAGAAATTATCGGATTAGACATCTCTGCAGGAATGTTAGAAGTTGGAAAAGATAAAGTAAAGGCTAAGAAATTAGATCAGACAATCTCTA
This genomic interval carries:
- a CDS encoding pyridoxal phosphate-dependent aminotransferase, whose amino-acid sequence is MSIQLSDKINKLKASATLAMAAKARELRAEGKDIIGLSLGEPDFNTPDFIKDAAIQAVNDNYNSYTPVDGYVELKDAIITKFKRDNNLNYDHSQIVVSTGAKQSLYNVAQVYLNSGDEVILPCPYWVSYSDIVKLAEGVPVEVKTSIENDFKMTADQLEQAITPKTKMIWYSSPCNPSGSIYSKDELRALADVLQKYPDIIVVSDEIYEHINYVGDHASMAQFDDMYERTVTVNGVAKAFAMTGWRIGYIGAPKAIARACNKMQGQVTSGANCIAQRAVITALEAPVSKIQYMVDEFKNRRKLILDLLAEIPGFECNEPEGAFYVFPDVSYYFGKTINGNTIKNASDFSMFLLEQANVATVTGDAFGNGNCIRISYAASTEQIKEAINRIKKALS
- a CDS encoding TrkH family potassium uptake protein, whose amino-acid sequence is MSKLNFKIITHIMGLLLLCNGGFMLIATIISFIYKDGVTMQIMLAALSTMFVGIILMFLTKEHQKSINKREGYIVVTFGWIFMSLSGTLPYIFSEAIPSFTNAFFETMSGYTTTGASILNEIEIVPKGVLFWRSLTHWIGGMGIIVLAVAILPLLGIGGMQLFAAEAPGPSADKLHPRITDTAKRLWLIYFGYTAAETILLKLAGMDFFDAINHALSTLSTGGFSTKNASVAYWNDQPLIQYIIILFMFLAGMNFILSYFGFKGKFGKFLKDEEFKWYGISIVAFTAVAALIIYLKADPANSVIDHPMVFGEAESAFRHSLFQVLAVITTTGFVSADFTVWTPFLKIVFFGLMFLGGSAGSTAGGMKIVRHLITIRNGILEFKRTLHPRAVLPVRYNKRAVSKEIVFNILAFFILYMLSFIIGSLVLGMLGLDFETAIGGAASSLGNVGPALGKLSPVNNFDVLPAFGKWWCSFLMLIGRLELFTVLILLTPFFWRNR
- the trkA gene encoding Trk system potassium transporter TrkA: MKIIIAGAGEVGFHLAKLLSFESQDITLIDPDKECLNYADSHLDIRVIKGDATSISILKDARVQNVDMVISVTSSETTNITVCVLAKQLGAKRTIARISNTEFIENKEEVGFIKFGIDELISPEALAASEIELLLNQSAFSDSYEFEDGALTMVGTTLSSSALFVDKTVREAAEIFPELHFMPIAIQRSGTQYTIIPRGDTKFKEGDQVYFVTSKGGVDELYKLTGKVKEQIKKVMILGGSKIGHKTTCDLCDHKFRVKLIESDKDKAFDLADDLPNALIINGDGRNVELLEEENIDDMDAFIAVTGNSETNIMSCLVAKSKGVRKTIALVENMDYFQLSHSIGIDTLINKKLLAANNIFRFIRKGEVVAMTKLNNMNAELLEFIVKPTSEVSDNLIRDLDFPRSAIIAGVIRDGVGMIPLGGFYIKAGDRVVVCCLPKSIKKIENLFL
- a CDS encoding serine hydrolase, translated to MKHSALSISIFTISLILFTVSCNTRNNNSSSTENKSDLIIEKKIDSLLKSLNQNGKFNGNILIAKNDQIIYKNEIGFSDGYKKNSLKETDRFNIGSIYKEIPAITIMQLEEKGLLQLHDPIKKHLNYLPDWSNNIKIINLLQYTSGLPKIDWRKHEIINDQNLINDLSKISKLEFTPGEDYLYTNFSPFLLSKIVESITDTTFSSYVNQNIITPLHLEQSTFNISFPYKNRDSMALPFNNKFEEDKLPFVITSPIFLFSTTTNDLFQLIKNLHSGKIISKNSLLKISKTTNLDKNNMQSALGNVVYEKEKIIEHTHHGTSGNYESIISKNELNSTTIIILTNNKSGNIHTLRNTIIELIKTNSEVK
- a CDS encoding alpha/beta hydrolase; amino-acid sequence: MKTKLILLALFITKLIFVQAQMDDKFYFPKKDLNQIAWENYEELMLNTETDTISVLILKPKETPKATIFYFHGAGGNITYYLPLTQILAENNFQVVMVDFRGYGKSTGTPTHNNIAKDGELFFETLLKKKGIKETPKIIYGVSIGTQIATLLAKNHQDKIEGLVLEGTMASFTDIAMYHVPEYKDFLEKNYISPYSAKEDIKTINKISKLFLHSKEDKDVPFTQGEIVYNNASEPKEFLEFKGEHLHALKYRREQILQKINEMIE